The DNA sequence CGGAGCGGACCCCATTGCAGGTTGGCGGCCGCGCCGTCCTTGTCTCAGGGGCAATGGAACACCTCTTCCATGCTTGCCCACCATTCGCCTTCCCCGCGGTTCTGGACGGGGAACTGGCAGGGGTCGGTTTCCTTCCACCAGTTCTGAGTGAGCGGGTCCGCGGCCATTTTCGCCATGTCCGCTTTGAAGTCATCGCCGGTGTACTCGAAATAGCTGAAAAGGTAGTAGTTGCCATCATCCAGCTTGTGCAGGTAGATGGAGTAGTTCTGGATGTGACAATGCGTGATCATGGCAAGCACGCCCGGCCATGCGTTAGCGTGCAGTTCCCGGTAATGGTCCAGTTTGTCAGCTTTTACGCCGATGACGCTGCCAAACCGCTGGGCCGGCGGCTCGTGCCGCTGCGCGGCGTGCTGGCAACCCGCAAGCAGGCACAGAATGGCAAAAACCGTTAAACCACGGCCGTATTCCATATGCGCTTCTCCCTCTGGTCACGCAAAAACGATGTACAACACCACCATGATAGCGAATAGCGTCGCTGCAACGACACGGTAATCCGATAAGCCACGGCCGGTCTCGCCGCGAAACGCAGCCAGCAGACTCGGCCAGACCAGCGCATCCCGTTCGGCTGAGCGGGCGTCGGGACAGAAGAGCGAGACGGGAACAAGGACCATGGAGCAGAGCACGGCCAGATAGAATCCCGACATCATGGAGGGCACGTTCCAGCCCGTTATTTCCTTAAACCAGTCCAGCAGGAATACCGTA is a window from the Candidatus Hydrogenedentota bacterium genome containing:
- a CDS encoding L-rhamnose mutarotase, with translation MEYGRGLTVFAILCLLAGCQHAAQRHEPPAQRFGSVIGVKADKLDHYRELHANAWPGVLAMITHCHIQNYSIYLHKLDDGNYYLFSYFEYTGDDFKADMAKMAADPLTQNWWKETDPCQFPVQNRGEGEWWASMEEVFHCP